A DNA window from Nitrospira sp. contains the following coding sequences:
- a CDS encoding conserved membrane protein of unknown function (Evidence 4 : Unknown function but conserved in other organisms; MaGe:77310119), giving the protein MGLVTRKKVFSIMALCAMVGLLLFPVVVSLPSLAIGADAADAEKKDEAKVEKGRDVYYKTEGIVVGAPAPKTVDGPKDYPRYNFESRVLLWFANQQHLYYGSFVLAVPIFCMVVEFMGVVTKDKALAKRYDQLAYDFIKISLTAYSLTAVLGGILIFTFLTLYPAFFGYLSSIFRPVMHIYALMFVAESGTLYIYYYGWDKMREGFLKWIHLSMSVILNVIGTLLMFLANSWIGFMMSPAGVDEQGRFLGNIWHVLHTALWNPLNLHRILGNMAFGGGVVAAYAAYKFLASKTDEDRAHYDWMGYIAMALGVAFLIPLPFAGYWLMREVYAYRQQMGITLMGGLLAWLFIIQATMIGILFLSTNYYLWQAMGRMRGAEKYQRYIKYLVFLLACGYLVFITPHTMVMTPAELKAMGGQQHPVLGNYGVMSAKNGGINVIITTTVLSFVWYMRGNKVSTVSWSKFGNIFMGCFFFFAYVNIIGLAIYGYYIPANVRVGLSVPQVATTLSCLFFMFALNSVMMKGAKQMGPIEWGKISARSQYALIMLATAFTWMMGLMGYIRSSVRLFWHVNEIMRDNSPWAYTHTVGFAANMISFNVLFFWISILFVFWLGSLAAKKAPAGAKADVPGSAAPQPAGSH; this is encoded by the coding sequence ATGGGTCTTGTAACCCGGAAGAAAGTGTTCTCAATCATGGCGCTCTGCGCGATGGTTGGCCTCCTTCTGTTTCCTGTGGTGGTGTCGCTTCCGTCACTGGCAATCGGTGCGGATGCGGCTGACGCGGAAAAGAAGGACGAGGCGAAGGTTGAGAAGGGGCGCGACGTCTATTATAAGACGGAGGGTATCGTGGTTGGCGCGCCTGCCCCGAAGACAGTCGATGGCCCGAAGGATTACCCTCGGTATAACTTCGAGAGCCGCGTGCTGCTCTGGTTCGCGAACCAGCAGCATCTCTACTATGGCAGCTTCGTGCTTGCCGTGCCTATTTTCTGTATGGTCGTCGAGTTCATGGGGGTCGTGACAAAAGATAAGGCATTGGCGAAACGGTACGATCAGCTGGCCTATGACTTTATTAAGATCAGTCTTACGGCCTACTCATTGACGGCAGTGCTCGGCGGTATCTTGATTTTCACCTTCCTGACGCTCTATCCCGCGTTTTTCGGTTACTTGTCCAGTATCTTCCGTCCGGTCATGCACATCTATGCGTTGATGTTCGTGGCTGAGAGCGGCACCCTCTACATCTACTACTATGGCTGGGACAAGATGAGAGAGGGATTCTTGAAGTGGATCCATCTGAGCATGTCGGTGATTTTGAATGTTATCGGAACGTTGCTCATGTTTCTGGCGAACTCGTGGATCGGATTCATGATGTCGCCGGCCGGTGTTGACGAGCAGGGGCGGTTTCTTGGAAATATCTGGCACGTGCTTCATACGGCACTGTGGAACCCCCTCAATCTCCATCGCATCCTTGGCAACATGGCGTTCGGTGGCGGCGTCGTTGCTGCCTATGCCGCGTACAAGTTCCTGGCGTCGAAGACCGACGAGGATCGCGCTCACTACGATTGGATGGGCTACATTGCGATGGCGCTTGGTGTTGCCTTCTTGATCCCACTGCCGTTCGCTGGCTACTGGCTCATGCGCGAGGTGTATGCCTATCGCCAGCAGATGGGCATTACGCTCATGGGTGGATTGTTAGCCTGGCTCTTCATTATTCAGGCCACCATGATCGGCATCTTGTTCCTGAGCACAAATTATTATTTGTGGCAGGCGATGGGTCGGATGCGCGGAGCGGAGAAATATCAACGCTACATTAAGTATCTGGTATTTCTCCTTGCCTGCGGCTACTTGGTCTTTATTACCCCGCATACGATGGTCATGACTCCGGCGGAGTTGAAGGCCATGGGTGGGCAGCAGCACCCTGTATTGGGTAACTACGGCGTTATGTCTGCAAAGAACGGCGGCATCAACGTCATCATTACCACTACGGTGTTGAGCTTTGTGTGGTATATGCGAGGCAATAAAGTGTCGACGGTTTCGTGGTCGAAGTTTGGGAACATCTTCATGGGATGTTTCTTTTTCTTTGCCTACGTCAATATCATCGGGCTTGCGATTTACGGATACTATATCCCTGCAAACGTTCGGGTCGGATTGTCTGTCCCTCAGGTGGCGACAACGCTCTCCTGTCTCTTCTTCATGTTCGCGTTGAATAGCGTCATGATGAAGGGTGCTAAGCAGATGGGGCCGATCGAGTGGGGGAAAATTTCTGCCCGCTCGCAGTACGCGCTGATCATGTTGGCGACCGCGTTTACCTGGATGATGGGGTTGATGGGTTACATTCGCTCATCGGTCCGTCTTTTCTGGCACGTGAATGAGATCATGCGAGACAATTCGCCGTGGGCCTATACGCACACGGTCGGTTTTGCTGCAAACATGATTTCCTTTAATGTGCTGTTCTTCTGGATCAGCATTCTCTTTGTATTCTGGCTCGGTAGTTTAGCGGCAAAGAAGGCGCCAGCTGGTGCGAAGGCTGATGTTCCTGGCAGTGCGGCGCCTCAGCCGGCAGGTAGCCACTAA
- a CDS encoding Nitric oxide reductase (MaGe:77310120) — protein sequence MGDLINQALEMGWPAFALLAGLLVYFQFSISDPAAKKQATLKTIIGIAATFLLFVAIANYTNSFYGENRLMPVSLVMITAASFMVAIYFPNFGALLKIGGLMFFVAAFLSGYGNWLPQVEGGFPPKEEKLEYSGMTAQQLADEGEKIIFGGVGKNKEQGAIGKGQCPLCHAFHAGMLGERAPNLIGLPERAGKERLEDPKYAKGHPEKRDYAQKEAFPGSGTAENGQEYIAESHACPNCYVVAGFGVKGTNDKESPMPVIHKPPISLSIDELAAVDTWLYLREGRDAPSFDEIVKSYEKFIPEADRPKKQEEKAGPPSALMADGTEPVDQILAKAQCVSCHTIPGIPGANGTIGPKLVEGTNAPSRMKDKDYKGTAKSTSDYIMESIVSPSAYVVKPFPDNTMPKVFGQKLSAGALKKIVDYLSQVYEGKEPPKIS from the coding sequence GTGGGCGATTTGATTAATCAAGCGCTAGAGATGGGGTGGCCAGCGTTCGCGTTGCTAGCCGGCCTCTTAGTGTATTTCCAGTTTTCCATCAGTGATCCAGCCGCGAAGAAGCAGGCAACGCTTAAGACGATCATTGGAATCGCGGCGACGTTTCTTTTGTTTGTTGCGATCGCGAACTACACCAACAGTTTCTACGGCGAAAATCGGCTCATGCCGGTGTCGCTCGTCATGATTACCGCTGCCTCTTTCATGGTAGCGATTTATTTCCCTAACTTTGGGGCGTTGCTGAAAATCGGCGGCCTGATGTTTTTCGTGGCCGCCTTTCTTTCAGGCTATGGGAACTGGCTGCCACAGGTCGAAGGCGGTTTTCCCCCGAAGGAAGAGAAGCTTGAGTATAGCGGTATGACGGCGCAGCAGTTAGCCGACGAGGGCGAAAAGATTATTTTCGGCGGGGTCGGAAAAAATAAAGAGCAGGGCGCCATCGGCAAGGGGCAATGCCCGCTTTGTCATGCGTTCCACGCCGGGATGTTGGGTGAACGTGCGCCGAATTTGATCGGTTTGCCAGAGCGCGCAGGTAAAGAGCGTCTCGAAGATCCGAAATATGCGAAGGGCCATCCCGAGAAGCGCGATTATGCTCAAAAGGAAGCGTTCCCTGGATCCGGTACAGCAGAAAATGGTCAGGAGTATATCGCTGAATCACATGCCTGCCCAAATTGCTACGTGGTGGCAGGTTTCGGTGTGAAGGGAACGAACGACAAGGAAAGCCCGATGCCGGTAATTCACAAGCCACCGATATCGCTCAGCATTGACGAACTTGCCGCAGTGGACACATGGTTGTATCTCCGTGAAGGGCGAGACGCTCCGTCCTTCGATGAAATCGTGAAGTCGTACGAAAAATTTATTCCTGAAGCGGATCGGCCCAAGAAGCAGGAAGAGAAGGCTGGTCCACCCAGTGCGCTCATGGCTGACGGCACCGAGCCTGTCGATCAGATTCTTGCCAAGGCCCAGTGCGTTTCTTGTCATACGATCCCTGGTATTCCTGGTGCGAACGGCACGATCGGTCCCAAACTGGTTGAGGGGACGAATGCGCCGAGTCGTATGAAGGATAAGGATTATAAGGGAACGGCTAAGTCGACTTCCGATTACATCATGGAGTCGATTGTTTCGCCGAGTGCCTATGTTGTGAAGCCATTCCCTGACAATACGATGCCGAAAGTGTTTGGTCAGAAACTCAGTGCGGGAGCGCTCAAGAAAATTGTGGATTACCTCTCGCAAGTGTATGAGGGGAAAGAGCCTCCAAAGATTTCGTAA
- a CDS encoding Cytochrome c domain-containing protein (MaGe:77310121) → MKALMSVGALVGAIALLLLVGMILDVVPSNTVRLVEGYMPIQMLLEVACFVVGFAGLSYMLSAMGMAVPRFWQGIGFWAFVLLYLKFRVYPPIPFSVRAMYGTVSLVAVFMWVSANEDDWKKFKQPIMNVLDAQSGANKMLRYVYLVLIPILVGFASFDAMKPKSEEPVELRTVHPAPPASTKVAGKTYTLQTSQNPYRVNPEGKFDQEYSNKLIVEQGMGRLMAPNANPWDEKNQGYLKYVREGGEIFFQNCHFCHGDNLNGRGLHAFAFNPIPANFTDPGTIAQLQETFIFWRVAKGGIGLPNEGFPWASVMPPWEQHLTVDEIWKVILFEYWHTGYYPRTWD, encoded by the coding sequence ATGAAAGCATTGATGTCAGTCGGCGCGCTGGTAGGGGCAATTGCGCTCCTCCTGCTAGTCGGGATGATCCTCGACGTCGTCCCGTCGAATACGGTTCGTTTAGTCGAAGGCTACATGCCTATCCAAATGTTGTTGGAGGTGGCCTGTTTCGTTGTCGGGTTTGCCGGATTGAGCTATATGCTCAGCGCCATGGGCATGGCGGTTCCCAGATTTTGGCAGGGAATCGGCTTTTGGGCGTTTGTGCTGCTCTATTTGAAGTTCCGTGTGTATCCGCCCATTCCGTTCAGCGTTCGCGCGATGTATGGGACCGTGTCGCTTGTCGCGGTCTTCATGTGGGTGTCAGCGAACGAGGACGATTGGAAGAAGTTTAAGCAGCCGATCATGAACGTTCTCGATGCCCAGAGTGGAGCAAATAAAATGCTCCGCTATGTGTATCTCGTTCTGATTCCGATTCTTGTCGGTTTCGCATCATTCGATGCCATGAAGCCAAAGTCGGAAGAGCCGGTTGAGTTGCGCACGGTGCATCCGGCGCCTCCGGCCAGCACGAAGGTGGCGGGCAAGACGTATACGCTTCAAACGTCGCAGAATCCCTATCGTGTCAATCCCGAAGGAAAGTTCGATCAAGAATATAGCAATAAGCTGATCGTCGAGCAAGGCATGGGGCGCTTGATGGCGCCGAATGCCAACCCTTGGGATGAAAAGAATCAAGGCTATTTGAAGTATGTGCGGGAAGGTGGAGAAATCTTCTTCCAGAACTGTCACTTCTGCCACGGAGACAACCTGAACGGCCGTGGTCTTCATGCCTTTGCGTTTAACCCGATTCCCGCAAACTTTACCGATCCAGGTACAATTGCCCAGCTTCAGGAAACGTTTATTTTCTGGCGCGTCGCCAAGGGTGGTATCGGATTGCCGAACGAAGGGTTCCCCTGGGCTTCGGTTATGCCGCCATGGGAACAGCATTTGACCGTCGATGAAATCTGGAAGGTCATTTTGTTTGAATACTGGCACACGGGTTACTATCCCAGGACCTGGGACTAA
- a CDS encoding Putative Cytochrome c (Modular protein) (Evidence 3 : Putative function from multiple computational evidences; MaGe:77310122) produces MMNTSMGKKARILLASAFGLALLSAGPLVFTASAEDIPEGFKKGELAPEPPADMIEAGKRVYFTKCVWCHGVDGAGDGPGADRLWPRPRNFNQGTFKIRHTASGELPLFDAKKILPGQNDLYETVTHGLPGSAMPSWEGILTEEQRLQVLAFVTTQLVKDRKFTDKQSETQTVLQVADLKPKEATEESKKRGGELIVEKKCIECHGMEGRGDGNAFNLKDDWGFSIQPANWHKCWNFRGSRQDPYNVKNIFRTFSTGVNGTPMPSFADNTSVDERWDIANFVNSLCERDAEGNPLQIDPQTDKPKVNFVIPSNPVEGEIPTDLENEAWKNTQKRIIAMGGQITHKPRNFVNRIDDLWVRSLYNEKSVVFLIEWDDRTKSVAEGKLPWAPTEVNIDVKEQDPKTGEEGSIAAHQNNYTVYNDAVAIETAVKWQDLPAPIKPRYLFGSNEQYPVDIVKWEADGSIRAFLGTGWDQDFQERDNYQETLKVLKSEWKNGRWYVMIERPIGNKKDQDYDEDTLFEMGKYIPTVFFAWDGHNGDAGRKMAVSAFYYTFLQPPTPQEVYIYPFVIAGGIVLLEAWVLTRRANKRKGKTL; encoded by the coding sequence ATGATGAATACGTCGATGGGCAAAAAAGCAAGGATCCTCCTTGCCTCGGCCTTTGGACTGGCGCTGCTCTCTGCCGGCCCGTTGGTCTTCACGGCTTCTGCTGAAGATATTCCTGAAGGGTTTAAGAAGGGTGAGTTGGCACCTGAGCCGCCTGCCGATATGATCGAGGCTGGAAAGCGTGTGTATTTCACCAAGTGCGTCTGGTGCCATGGCGTCGATGGAGCTGGCGATGGACCTGGCGCCGACCGACTCTGGCCGCGTCCCCGTAACTTCAACCAGGGGACATTTAAGATTCGGCATACGGCCAGCGGTGAATTGCCGTTGTTCGATGCCAAAAAGATCCTTCCTGGACAGAACGATCTGTACGAGACCGTTACCCATGGGTTGCCAGGTTCTGCGATGCCTTCCTGGGAAGGTATCTTGACTGAAGAACAGCGGTTGCAGGTTTTGGCGTTCGTCACCACTCAGTTGGTGAAGGATCGGAAGTTTACGGATAAGCAGTCCGAAACTCAGACGGTGCTTCAGGTCGCTGATTTGAAGCCTAAAGAGGCTACAGAGGAAAGTAAGAAGCGAGGTGGCGAGCTGATCGTTGAAAAGAAGTGCATTGAGTGCCACGGCATGGAAGGCCGTGGAGACGGCAACGCCTTCAATCTGAAAGATGACTGGGGTTTCTCGATTCAGCCGGCCAACTGGCATAAGTGCTGGAACTTCCGTGGAAGCCGTCAGGATCCGTACAATGTGAAGAATATTTTCCGCACCTTCTCGACGGGTGTGAATGGAACCCCGATGCCGTCGTTTGCGGATAACACGAGCGTCGACGAGCGGTGGGATATTGCCAACTTCGTGAATTCGCTGTGCGAGCGAGACGCGGAAGGGAATCCCCTTCAAATCGACCCGCAGACGGATAAGCCGAAAGTCAACTTCGTGATTCCATCGAATCCGGTGGAAGGCGAGATCCCAACGGATCTTGAGAATGAAGCCTGGAAGAACACCCAGAAACGGATTATCGCGATGGGTGGCCAGATTACGCATAAGCCGCGAAATTTCGTGAATCGGATCGACGATCTGTGGGTTCGTTCGCTCTATAACGAGAAGTCCGTTGTATTTTTGATCGAGTGGGATGATCGTACCAAGAGCGTGGCTGAAGGTAAGTTGCCATGGGCACCGACTGAGGTGAATATCGATGTGAAGGAGCAGGATCCGAAGACCGGTGAGGAGGGATCCATTGCGGCGCATCAAAATAATTACACGGTCTACAACGACGCGGTTGCGATTGAAACGGCGGTTAAGTGGCAAGATCTTCCTGCTCCGATTAAGCCACGGTATCTCTTTGGAAGCAATGAGCAATATCCTGTGGATATTGTGAAATGGGAAGCCGATGGATCTATTCGGGCCTTCCTGGGAACCGGTTGGGATCAGGATTTCCAAGAGCGCGACAACTATCAAGAAACCCTGAAAGTTCTCAAGTCTGAGTGGAAGAACGGTCGTTGGTACGTCATGATCGAGCGTCCAATTGGAAATAAGAAGGACCAGGATTATGACGAGGACACGCTCTTTGAAATGGGTAAGTACATCCCGACGGTGTTCTTTGCCTGGGATGGTCATAACGGCGATGCAGGACGCAAGATGGCCGTCTCGGCCTTCTACTACACGTTCTTGCAACCTCCGACACCCCAGGAAGTGTATATCTATCCGTTCGTGATTGCCGGCGGGATCGTGCTGTTGGAAGCATGGGTTCTGACTCGTCGCGCAAATAAGCGGAAGGGGAAGACGCTCTAA
- a CDS encoding putative molybdenum cofactor guanylyltransferase (Evidence 3 : Putative function from multiple computational evidences; MaGe:77310123): MKGVGKPTPFVFLGAGAVICMDVTGVILAGGKSRRMGEDKRFLMVGETTLLARTVSVMTKKFSEVLIVIAQDSAPLVVSGCTVHRDLIAERGSLGGLYTGLTKAANERIFIVACDMPFLKPEMIQRFVDRDPAADIVMAQLSDGLQPLHALYSKRTLPILERMAVAHELKIKNIAREPSLRTTIVLPAEWSEEDPLSQSFQNVNTPADLEAARHALRRRSLPQ, translated from the coding sequence ATGAAGGGGGTGGGGAAACCCACCCCCTTCGTGTTTTTAGGCGCAGGTGCGGTGATTTGTATGGATGTTACGGGCGTCATCTTGGCCGGGGGCAAGAGCCGGCGGATGGGAGAAGACAAGCGCTTTCTCATGGTGGGGGAGACAACTCTACTGGCTCGGACCGTCTCGGTTATGACCAAGAAGTTTTCCGAAGTCCTAATCGTCATTGCGCAAGATAGTGCGCCGCTTGTGGTTTCCGGATGCACGGTTCACCGGGATTTGATTGCCGAGCGCGGGAGTCTTGGCGGTCTCTACACAGGACTGACAAAGGCCGCCAATGAACGAATTTTTATTGTGGCCTGCGATATGCCGTTTCTCAAGCCAGAGATGATTCAGAGGTTTGTCGACCGCGATCCCGCCGCCGATATCGTGATGGCTCAATTATCGGATGGCTTGCAGCCGTTGCATGCCTTGTATAGTAAGCGGACCTTGCCCATTCTAGAGCGGATGGCTGTTGCGCATGAATTGAAGATCAAAAACATTGCACGGGAACCGTCGCTCCGCACGACAATCGTTTTGCCAGCCGAGTGGAGCGAAGAGGATCCTCTCTCGCAATCGTTTCAGAATGTGAACACGCCGGCCGATCTCGAAGCGGCGAGGCACGCACTTCGCCGCCGCTCCTTGCCTCAGTAA
- a CDS encoding Arginine--tRNA ligase (MaGe:77310124), with product MAQGLVQGQVANAVQGALSDAKAKGQLKMESWPAVTLDAPKRPEWGDLATTIAMALAASEKRAPHDIAQIIADNLLTRDQLFERVEIVRPGFLNLTVKAAVWVEVLRDIEQKGAAYGTSNVGFGKRVLVEYVSANPTGPLHVGHGRGAAVGQALARLLRAAGYDVVSEYYINDAGRQMKLLGASVYARLQELAGKPVTFPEEGYHGEYIRLAAEQIQASDGAQLALLSPAEAEQRSRDLAYRTLLQHIREDLSALGIEFESWFSEASLIESGAVERAFTELKQQDLMFEEDGAWWFRSSRFGDEKDRVVRKKDGECTYLASDIAYHRDKLQRGYDLLIDVWGADHHGYIPRMQAVMQAYGHPKEQLQVVLVQLVKLLRGGTEVKMSKRSGEFITMREVIDEVGVDAAKFFFLMRDSNTHLDFDLELAKQRSSDNPVYYVQYAHARIASLWRVAAARGIVCPSAVDADLTVLTDPDELALIRKLSMFPEVVESSALAFEPHRVTYYLQQLAALLHTFYNKHRILPPAADLEIGEAPVAEEIAPKTTAARLVLMRSVQQVVKNGLTLLGISAPEQM from the coding sequence GTGGCGCAGGGGCTTGTGCAAGGACAGGTGGCGAATGCGGTTCAGGGAGCGCTCTCCGATGCCAAGGCCAAGGGGCAATTGAAAATGGAGTCTTGGCCCGCCGTCACCTTGGATGCTCCGAAGCGCCCAGAGTGGGGTGACCTTGCCACAACTATTGCGATGGCTTTGGCCGCCTCGGAGAAGCGCGCCCCTCACGACATTGCCCAAATCATTGCCGACAACTTATTAACTCGCGATCAACTCTTTGAGCGCGTAGAGATCGTCCGTCCCGGTTTTCTCAACCTGACGGTGAAGGCTGCCGTTTGGGTGGAGGTTCTCCGAGATATCGAACAGAAAGGCGCGGCCTACGGCACCTCCAACGTTGGATTCGGAAAGCGTGTGCTGGTCGAATATGTCAGCGCCAATCCCACCGGGCCGTTGCATGTTGGGCATGGCCGTGGCGCTGCTGTCGGACAGGCCTTGGCCAGACTATTGCGGGCGGCTGGATACGATGTCGTGAGCGAATATTATATTAACGATGCCGGCCGGCAGATGAAGCTTCTCGGCGCGTCTGTGTATGCGCGATTGCAGGAGCTTGCTGGAAAGCCTGTGACGTTTCCGGAGGAGGGCTATCACGGCGAGTATATCCGCCTTGCGGCCGAGCAGATTCAGGCGTCGGACGGCGCGCAATTGGCGCTGCTGTCACCGGCTGAGGCGGAGCAGCGCAGCCGCGACTTGGCCTATCGGACCCTGCTTCAGCACATTCGCGAAGACCTATCGGCGTTAGGCATCGAGTTCGAGTCCTGGTTCAGTGAAGCCTCGCTCATCGAGTCTGGTGCCGTCGAACGGGCGTTCACTGAGTTGAAGCAGCAGGATCTCATGTTTGAAGAAGACGGAGCCTGGTGGTTTCGCTCGTCCCGGTTTGGAGACGAAAAGGATCGCGTGGTTCGCAAGAAGGACGGCGAGTGCACCTATCTGGCGTCCGACATTGCGTATCATCGCGACAAGCTTCAGCGGGGCTACGATCTGCTGATTGACGTCTGGGGCGCCGATCATCATGGCTATATTCCGCGCATGCAGGCGGTGATGCAGGCCTATGGGCATCCGAAGGAGCAGTTGCAGGTTGTGCTGGTCCAATTGGTGAAGCTGTTGCGGGGCGGCACCGAAGTGAAGATGTCGAAGCGCTCGGGCGAATTCATTACGATGCGCGAGGTCATCGATGAGGTCGGCGTCGATGCGGCCAAGTTCTTCTTTCTGATGCGGGACTCCAACACGCATTTGGATTTCGATTTAGAGCTGGCCAAGCAACGGTCTTCGGATAATCCCGTCTACTATGTGCAATATGCCCACGCAAGGATCGCCAGTCTCTGGCGGGTTGCCGCGGCGCGCGGGATTGTCTGTCCGTCGGCAGTGGATGCCGATTTGACCGTGCTGACCGATCCCGATGAACTCGCCTTGATCCGGAAACTTTCGATGTTTCCGGAAGTGGTGGAGTCCAGCGCGCTGGCCTTTGAACCCCATCGTGTGACGTATTATCTTCAGCAACTGGCGGCGTTGCTGCACACCTTCTACAACAAGCATCGGATTCTTCCGCCAGCGGCAGATCTAGAGATCGGCGAAGCCCCGGTGGCGGAGGAGATTGCTCCTAAGACGACGGCGGCTCGGTTGGTCTTGATGCGATCGGTGCAGCAGGTGGTGAAAAACGGATTGACACTCTTGGGGATCTCCGCTCCCGAGCAGATGTAA
- a CDS encoding Preprotein translocase subunit YajC ((TC 3.A.5.1.1); MaGe:77310126) yields MMMVAMASVAWAEGPGGGGSASSSLLSLVPFVLIFAIFYFLLILPQQKRQKQQKAMLDDLKKGDKVITASGFWGTITNLGKETVTLQIADNTKVKIQKEHIAKIRADDDEKE; encoded by the coding sequence ATGATGATGGTTGCGATGGCGTCGGTAGCGTGGGCGGAAGGTCCGGGGGGCGGCGGAAGCGCATCGAGTTCACTGCTGTCACTGGTGCCGTTTGTCCTGATTTTTGCGATCTTTTATTTCTTGCTGATCTTGCCGCAACAGAAGCGGCAAAAGCAGCAAAAGGCGATGCTCGACGATCTGAAGAAGGGTGACAAGGTCATTACGGCGTCGGGCTTCTGGGGGACTATCACGAATCTCGGCAAAGAGACGGTGACCCTGCAGATCGCCGACAACACCAAGGTCAAAATTCAGAAAGAGCATATCGCGAAAATACGGGCGGACGACGACGAGAAAGAGTAG
- a CDS encoding Protein translocase subunit SecD (MaGe:77310127) — MKKVGGRFALLGLVVVLSVVFFLPSYKPLYQALPEWARKVLPDKGITLGLDLQGGIHMVMEVDEDRAVEIAVERSVGSLQDVLVEKKLPAESVKRTAPNQITIQFANAELKAQIQKLVDEYPSFFEVDAAGSANSLVWELRDTEIKRIKDSAINQALETIRNRIDQFGVSEPLVQRQGLKQIVVQLPGVKEPKRAKDLIKETALLEFKMLDEENHMKMDFPARVPKEKEAEVLAQFQAKVPEGDQILFEHQVDKDTGREFRTPYLVRKRVMLTGDVLSDARVSIGEFNDPYVSITFDGKGGREFERITGENIKKRMAVVLDNTIYSAPVIQDRISGGRAQITGTFSTQEANDLAIVLRAGALPAPLKIIQDLTVGPSLGQDSIDQGVKSTLIAGIMVVVFMIVYYRLSGVIADFALVLNLICLLGALSALNATLTLPGIAGIVLTIGMGVDSNVLIFERIREELRAGKAVRLAVDGGYDKALLTIVDAHVTTLITGVALFLFGTGPIKGFAVTLCLGIAINLFTAFVGTKVIFDLMNQGKKVETLSI, encoded by the coding sequence ATGAAAAAAGTTGGTGGACGGTTCGCATTGCTGGGGCTGGTGGTGGTGCTGTCGGTGGTGTTCTTCCTCCCGTCGTACAAGCCGTTGTATCAGGCCTTGCCCGAATGGGCGCGGAAGGTGCTGCCGGATAAGGGCATTACGCTGGGGCTGGATCTTCAGGGCGGCATTCATATGGTGATGGAGGTCGATGAAGACCGGGCGGTCGAGATCGCCGTCGAACGATCGGTCGGCTCGCTGCAGGATGTCTTGGTCGAGAAAAAGCTGCCGGCGGAATCGGTGAAGCGGACAGCGCCGAATCAGATCACCATTCAGTTCGCCAATGCCGAATTGAAAGCGCAGATCCAGAAGCTCGTGGACGAGTATCCCAGCTTCTTCGAAGTGGATGCCGCCGGATCGGCGAACAGCCTAGTCTGGGAATTGCGCGACACGGAGATCAAGCGGATCAAGGATTCGGCGATCAATCAAGCGCTTGAAACCATCCGAAACCGGATCGATCAGTTCGGCGTCTCCGAGCCGTTGGTCCAGCGCCAGGGCTTGAAGCAGATTGTCGTGCAGTTGCCGGGTGTCAAAGAGCCGAAGCGGGCGAAGGACCTCATCAAGGAAACCGCTCTGCTCGAATTCAAGATGCTCGATGAAGAAAATCATATGAAGATGGATTTCCCAGCCCGAGTGCCCAAGGAAAAAGAAGCCGAGGTGCTGGCGCAATTCCAGGCCAAGGTGCCGGAGGGCGATCAGATTCTGTTCGAGCATCAGGTCGATAAAGACACCGGGCGCGAATTTCGCACGCCGTATCTCGTGAGGAAGCGCGTGATGCTGACCGGCGACGTCTTGAGCGACGCGCGGGTTTCCATCGGAGAGTTCAACGATCCGTATGTGTCCATCACCTTCGATGGCAAAGGCGGGCGGGAGTTCGAGCGGATCACCGGCGAGAACATCAAGAAGCGTATGGCGGTCGTGCTCGACAATACGATCTATTCCGCGCCGGTGATCCAGGACCGGATTTCCGGCGGACGGGCGCAGATCACGGGGACGTTCAGCACGCAGGAGGCCAACGATTTGGCCATTGTGTTGCGGGCCGGCGCGCTGCCGGCGCCCTTGAAAATTATCCAAGACCTCACTGTCGGGCCGTCGCTCGGCCAGGACTCCATCGATCAGGGCGTGAAATCGACCCTCATCGCGGGGATTATGGTGGTCGTATTCATGATTGTGTACTACCGGCTGTCCGGCGTGATTGCCGACTTCGCGCTGGTGCTCAATCTCATTTGCCTGCTTGGGGCGCTGTCGGCGCTCAACGCGACGCTGACCCTGCCGGGCATCGCCGGGATCGTGCTGACCATCGGCATGGGCGTAGACTCCAACGTGCTGATCTTCGAGCGCATCCGTGAGGAACTGCGCGCCGGGAAGGCCGTGCGATTGGCGGTGGACGGCGGCTATGACAAGGCGCTGCTCACAATCGTCGATGCGCACGTGACGACGTTGATTACCGGTGTGGCGCTGTTTCTGTTCGGCACCGGCCCGATCAAGGGATTTGCCGTGACGCTGTGCCTGGGGATTGCGATCAATCTGTTCACGGCATTTGTCGGAACCAAGGTGATCTTCGATCTGATGAATCAAGGAAAGAAAGTGGAGACGCTCAGCATCTAG